In a genomic window of Dyadobacter fermentans DSM 18053:
- a CDS encoding Spi family protease inhibitor, which yields MKNFISQLLVALLVTFPLLQCQHDRPTPSPGESPQSVSMVITAKDAERLVLAGLSEATNATSRTSAANAGASKRIKNVRTLNDDEGSPLMHIIHFESDTSPDAGFVIIAGDRRVIPILAKGDSGTFEPDGENPGPRIWIEHVKVEVAEGKKHVNEPGKGIELMWRKLEDGNALTWGKRNSEPPIDPTNCPADTYYSSGLLITSQWMSKKAYSMYCPSKSCDGCPTANAGCGAVAIAQVWNASCNQKPATYSIAPGPVTNYNFPLNDKILRLTVHQRILPISRLRT from the coding sequence ATGAAAAACTTTATCAGCCAACTACTGGTTGCACTACTGGTAACTTTCCCGCTGCTTCAATGCCAGCATGACAGGCCTACTCCTTCTCCCGGAGAAAGTCCGCAATCCGTTTCAATGGTTATTACCGCCAAAGATGCGGAAAGACTTGTTCTTGCCGGACTTTCGGAAGCCACGAATGCTACTTCCAGAACTTCTGCTGCAAATGCCGGTGCCTCCAAACGAATCAAAAACGTTCGTACTTTGAACGACGACGAGGGCAGTCCCTTAATGCACATCATTCATTTTGAGTCGGATACAAGTCCTGATGCAGGTTTTGTGATCATTGCAGGTGATAGACGTGTCATCCCGATTCTGGCAAAAGGCGACAGCGGCACATTCGAACCGGACGGCGAGAATCCCGGGCCCCGCATCTGGATCGAGCATGTAAAGGTTGAAGTGGCGGAGGGTAAAAAGCACGTCAACGAGCCCGGCAAGGGTATCGAATTAATGTGGCGGAAGCTGGAAGACGGAAATGCGTTGACATGGGGAAAAAGGAATAGTGAACCACCCATTGACCCTACTAACTGCCCGGCGGATACGTATTACAGTAGCGGGCTGCTCATCACGTCGCAATGGATGTCAAAAAAGGCGTACAGCATGTACTGTCCATCCAAAAGTTGCGATGGTTGCCCTACGGCAAATGCAGGTTGTGGCGCAGTTGCTATCGCCCAGGTTTGGAATGCCTCGTGCAATCAAAAGCCCGCGACATATTCAATTGCACCGGGGCCGGTTACGAATTACAATTTCCCCTTAAACGATAAGATTTTACGACTAACTGTTCATCAGCGAATCTTGCCGATCAGCAGATTGCGAACATGA
- a CDS encoding SRPBCC domain-containing protein, translating to MNRKQLATTTISIHASPSAVWKALVDPELVKKYFHGTEMRSDFEIGSPITFEGVWQGQHYVDKGEILRITPERELSYSFWSPLSGTEDFEDNYTHVTFHLSEYHDNTTLVVTQDNLDDDEAVVKAEGNWMKVLHDLKRVVEEERLHVL from the coding sequence ATGAACAGAAAACAGCTTGCAACCACAACCATTTCTATCCATGCAAGCCCTTCTGCGGTGTGGAAGGCATTGGTAGATCCCGAACTCGTCAAAAAGTATTTTCACGGCACCGAAATGCGTTCCGACTTCGAAATTGGCAGCCCTATTACCTTCGAAGGTGTCTGGCAGGGCCAGCATTATGTCGATAAGGGGGAAATCCTGCGGATTACGCCCGAGCGCGAACTCAGCTATTCGTTCTGGAGCCCGCTATCCGGTACCGAGGATTTTGAGGATAATTATACTCATGTAACCTTCCATTTGTCGGAATATCACGACAACACGACGCTGGTAGTAACCCAGGATAACCTGGACGACGACGAGGCCGTGGTGAAGGCCGAAGGGAACTGGATGAAAGTGCTGCACGATCTGAAAAGGGTTGTGGAGGAAGAACGGCTGCACGTGCTTTGA
- a CDS encoding T9SS type B sorting domain-containing protein — MKKRFILFILMLFAICEARATHIVGGQLFITHNQDSYYNYNMGLTMYFDALNGNPGAEDPFVTIYVFRKRDNQAVGYLEAPKIERKSVNYANPLCGISTLQTYQITYSATVHLTPTEFSDPQGYYMVWDRCCRNGTITNIQAPGDAGSLFYLEFPPLFKNNANFKNSSPVFPEIKGDYACVNSPFLFDFGGTDADGDSLVYSLITPMQGYADKSNPSAPARGSSNYPRLTWVNGITVDNMIPGPAPLKVNRTNGMLSVTAGSIGLYVFAVQVDEYRNGQKIGTLTRDFQLKVVDCPKMDPPKLLFKPKGKNTYYTENEIITVKKDDPNCFEVMVTDPTVNQIVSVEGATVNNSKNYFTVLPAQFTTKVPNDTLKFQVCLEDCFVTYDNRPIRIRLVAQDGSCPFPLTDTLNIYIRRENSSNNAPSVSTSLGGDYVHVKAGVPVTFDVFGKDPDKDKLALSGRGQDFNMTDMGMEFKPVSGQASVQQKFTWVPPCNAKQGDTLAVDFKVEDMRCEGNPMPVSKPVYFIVDESPNRPPAVRTSLPIQEITYQIGSPQGITFDVLATDPDTNTIVLTAAGRGFDMKNAGMIFEAKSGVNSITSPYAWNPECILLDGQPEQAFLVDFITQDKSCAAATDTTTVKVILKDSGTTPFPEFPNVITPNGDGKNDCFVFQELPADNCQDYFKDVTIFNRWGKQVYYSKVRPNDWCPDKISGGYYYYVIQYTKRSYKGGLTILK; from the coding sequence ATGAAAAAACGGTTCATCTTATTCATTCTGATGCTGTTTGCCATTTGCGAAGCCCGTGCGACGCACATCGTCGGCGGACAGCTCTTCATCACGCACAACCAGGACAGCTATTACAACTATAACATGGGCCTTACGATGTACTTCGACGCCCTGAATGGCAATCCCGGCGCGGAAGATCCGTTTGTTACGATTTATGTCTTCAGAAAGCGCGACAACCAGGCCGTAGGGTATCTTGAAGCCCCAAAAATAGAACGAAAATCGGTCAACTACGCAAACCCGCTCTGCGGAATCTCAACACTGCAAACTTACCAGATCACATATAGCGCCACCGTGCACCTCACACCGACCGAATTCAGCGATCCGCAGGGCTATTACATGGTGTGGGACCGGTGCTGCCGGAACGGGACGATCACGAACATACAGGCGCCCGGCGACGCAGGCAGTTTGTTTTACCTCGAATTCCCGCCGCTTTTCAAAAACAATGCAAATTTCAAAAACTCCTCCCCCGTTTTTCCTGAAATCAAAGGAGATTATGCGTGTGTGAATTCGCCATTCTTGTTCGATTTTGGCGGCACCGATGCCGATGGCGACAGCCTGGTATATTCGCTGATCACGCCCATGCAGGGCTATGCCGACAAATCCAACCCCAGCGCACCTGCCCGCGGCTCATCAAACTACCCGCGCCTGACTTGGGTCAACGGCATTACGGTCGATAACATGATCCCCGGCCCCGCGCCATTGAAGGTGAACCGCACCAATGGCATGCTGTCCGTCACCGCCGGGTCTATCGGATTGTACGTGTTTGCCGTGCAGGTGGATGAATACCGCAATGGCCAGAAAATCGGTACGCTCACGCGGGATTTCCAGCTCAAAGTCGTCGACTGCCCCAAAATGGACCCGCCCAAACTGTTATTCAAACCAAAAGGGAAGAACACTTATTACACGGAAAATGAAATAATTACCGTCAAAAAAGATGATCCCAATTGCTTCGAAGTAATGGTGACCGACCCGACGGTAAACCAGATCGTAAGCGTTGAGGGCGCGACGGTCAACAACTCCAAGAACTACTTTACCGTGCTTCCGGCCCAGTTTACCACGAAAGTCCCCAACGACACGCTGAAATTCCAGGTCTGCCTGGAAGACTGCTTCGTCACCTACGACAACCGCCCGATCCGTATCAGGCTGGTGGCGCAGGACGGCAGCTGCCCCTTTCCGCTTACCGACACCCTCAACATCTACATTCGCCGCGAAAACAGCAGCAACAATGCTCCGAGCGTGTCAACGTCGCTCGGGGGCGACTACGTGCACGTGAAGGCGGGCGTGCCTGTGACGTTCGATGTATTCGGCAAGGACCCCGACAAAGACAAGCTCGCGCTTTCGGGCCGCGGCCAGGATTTCAATATGACCGATATGGGAATGGAGTTCAAACCCGTGAGCGGCCAGGCCAGCGTACAGCAGAAATTCACCTGGGTGCCGCCCTGCAATGCCAAACAGGGGGACACGCTCGCCGTCGATTTCAAGGTGGAGGACATGCGGTGCGAAGGCAACCCGATGCCGGTTTCGAAGCCCGTGTATTTTATCGTCGACGAATCGCCGAATCGCCCCCCTGCCGTGCGCACCTCTCTGCCGATCCAGGAGATCACTTATCAGATTGGCAGTCCGCAGGGAATCACGTTCGATGTGCTGGCGACCGATCCCGACACCAATACGATCGTTCTGACGGCCGCAGGCCGCGGCTTCGACATGAAGAATGCCGGAATGATTTTCGAGGCCAAATCGGGCGTCAATTCCATCACTTCGCCGTATGCCTGGAACCCCGAATGCATATTGCTCGACGGCCAGCCCGAGCAGGCCTTCCTGGTCGACTTCATCACGCAGGACAAGAGCTGCGCCGCGGCCACCGACACGACCACCGTGAAGGTCATTTTAAAAGACAGCGGCACCACCCCTTTCCCCGAATTCCCGAACGTAATCACGCCCAACGGAGATGGAAAAAACGACTGCTTCGTATTCCAGGAACTCCCGGCCGACAACTGCCAGGATTATTTCAAGGACGTCACGATCTTCAACCGCTGGGGAAAACAGGTCTACTATTCCAAAGTACGCCCAAACGACTGGTGCCCCGACAAAATATCCGGCGGCTACTATTATTATGTGATCCAGTATACCAAACGCTCGTATAAAGGCGGGCTCACAATTCTTAAATAG
- a CDS encoding porin, whose protein sequence is MLSIYERYNRVRISGYIQPQFQVISKEGAETYAGGNFSGLSNNRFMLRRGRLRVDYAHLNKNNDPTSYFVFQFDGTERGVAIRDFWGRFYENKFKIFALTTGMFARPFGHEVNLSSANRETPERGRMSQILMRTERDIGAMLTVASRKSDLWHQKLKFDIGVFNGQGMSGPMDYDSHKDVVSRLSMKPTKIRALGNATLSAAMSGYAGGIVSQGNILYKTERLGSEYQVVRDSSASNLHKVRPRNYAGADFQLAFPNRKGETEFRAEYIKGQQTATFGTSETPGTYPTTNGVKDPLYTRSFDGAYFYYLQHLGSLDHQFIMKYDWYDPNTKVSGREISADNGFGKADLKYNTLGMGYVYMANESLKFVFYYEFVRNEKSSLAGYESDVSDDVFTARVQYNF, encoded by the coding sequence ATGCTATCGATCTACGAACGTTATAACCGGGTGAGAATCAGCGGTTATATTCAGCCGCAGTTCCAGGTTATTTCCAAAGAGGGCGCAGAAACATACGCAGGAGGGAATTTCTCGGGGCTTTCCAATAACCGCTTCATGCTCCGGCGCGGGCGCCTTCGCGTGGACTATGCCCACCTGAACAAAAACAATGATCCGACTTCCTATTTCGTATTTCAGTTTGACGGCACCGAACGCGGCGTGGCCATCCGCGACTTCTGGGGAAGGTTTTATGAAAACAAGTTCAAGATTTTTGCATTGACTACCGGGATGTTCGCTCGGCCATTCGGACATGAAGTGAACCTGTCGTCGGCCAACCGCGAAACGCCCGAACGCGGGCGCATGTCGCAGATCCTGATGCGAACCGAGCGCGACATTGGTGCGATGCTTACCGTAGCCAGCCGCAAATCGGACCTGTGGCACCAGAAGCTCAAATTCGACATCGGGGTGTTTAACGGACAGGGAATGTCCGGACCGATGGATTACGACAGCCACAAGGACGTGGTCAGCCGCCTGAGTATGAAACCGACCAAGATCCGCGCGCTGGGTAATGCCACGCTCTCCGCGGCCATGTCGGGCTACGCGGGCGGCATTGTGAGCCAGGGCAACATATTATATAAAACCGAAAGACTGGGCAGCGAATACCAGGTCGTGCGGGACTCGTCGGCTTCTAACCTGCACAAAGTAAGGCCTCGCAACTATGCCGGTGCCGATTTCCAGCTCGCTTTCCCGAACCGGAAGGGCGAAACGGAGTTCCGTGCGGAATACATTAAAGGACAACAAACGGCGACGTTCGGCACGAGCGAAACGCCCGGCACGTACCCGACCACCAACGGCGTGAAAGATCCGCTCTACACCCGCAGCTTCGATGGTGCCTATTTCTATTATCTCCAGCACCTCGGCAGCCTGGACCATCAGTTCATCATGAAATACGACTGGTATGATCCCAACACCAAGGTTTCGGGCCGGGAAATTTCGGCAGACAATGGGTTCGGAAAGGCTGATCTGAAATATAACACGCTGGGAATGGGCTATGTATACATGGCCAACGAGTCGCTGAAATTCGTTTTTTACTACGAGTTTGTGCGTAATGAAAAGTCGTCGCTTGCCGGTTACGAAAGCGACGTTTCCGACGACGTATTCACTGCGCGCGTCCAATACAACTTCTAG
- a CDS encoding Tex family protein: MNYTLIAQQAGVSDKQARNTIALFEEGATVPFIARYRKEATGGLDEVQIGNVRDAWQKQQEVEKRREAILKSIGEQGKLTPDLKKKIEAVFSLTELEDLYLPYKQKRKTRATIAIEKGLEPLAKLIFEGKERDPEGKAASFLNDQVANAADALQGARDIIAEWINENQEARTKIRYTFQKGAVITSKVKKKKEEEGAKYRDYFEFSEPLAKIPSHRLLALRRGEEEGILSVDISPDEDSALEALDRLFMFGTEACKDQLELAIGDSYKRLLKPSIETEFANLSKEKADVAAIQVFSENLRQLLLASPLGQKTVLAIDPGYRTGCKVVVLDGQGNLMADHVIYPFDKPADAAARISELIRKHKVEAIAVGNGTAGRETEDFVKKLLDGSEKSSEIGLFMVSEQGASIYSASEVAREEFPDKDVTVRGSVSIGRRLMDPLAELVKIDPKSIGVGQYQHDVDQNSLRNALDIVVESCVNSVGVNLNTSSKHLLRYVSGLGPALAQNIVDFRAKNGNFKSRQQLLKVPRLGAKAFEQAAGFLRIENGANPLDNSAVHPERYALVEQMAKDAGSTVKDLMQKAELRRQVRIEKYVSESVGLPTLKDILAELEKPSRDPRAEIKKFEFDSSVRKPEDLKVGMVLPGIVTNITAFGAFVDVGVKQDGLVHVSQMAEKFVKDPNEVVKLQQHVTVKVTEVDLARKRIALSMKL, encoded by the coding sequence ATGAACTACACCCTAATTGCACAACAGGCCGGCGTGAGCGACAAGCAAGCGCGGAATACCATTGCGCTGTTCGAAGAAGGCGCCACGGTGCCGTTTATCGCCCGGTATCGGAAGGAAGCGACCGGCGGGCTCGACGAGGTACAGATCGGCAACGTCCGGGACGCCTGGCAGAAGCAGCAGGAAGTCGAGAAACGGCGTGAGGCTATTTTGAAGAGTATCGGGGAGCAGGGGAAACTCACTCCCGATCTGAAAAAGAAGATTGAAGCCGTTTTTTCACTGACTGAGCTCGAAGACCTTTACTTGCCCTATAAACAGAAAAGAAAGACCCGCGCAACCATTGCCATTGAAAAGGGTCTGGAACCGCTTGCAAAGCTGATTTTTGAAGGAAAAGAGCGCGATCCGGAAGGCAAGGCAGCATCGTTCCTGAATGATCAGGTGGCCAATGCGGCCGATGCATTGCAGGGCGCGAGGGATATTATCGCCGAATGGATCAACGAGAATCAGGAAGCGCGGACGAAGATCCGGTATACTTTTCAGAAGGGGGCGGTCATCACGTCGAAAGTCAAAAAGAAAAAAGAGGAGGAAGGGGCCAAATACCGCGATTATTTCGAGTTTTCGGAGCCTTTGGCCAAAATACCTTCCCACAGGCTGCTGGCATTGCGCCGGGGCGAGGAAGAGGGAATCCTGAGCGTGGATATTTCGCCGGACGAGGACTCGGCGCTCGAAGCGCTGGACCGGCTATTTATGTTTGGGACGGAGGCCTGTAAAGACCAGCTCGAACTCGCGATTGGCGATAGTTACAAGCGGTTGCTGAAACCGTCCATTGAAACGGAGTTTGCCAATTTGTCCAAGGAAAAAGCCGACGTGGCCGCGATCCAGGTCTTCTCGGAAAACCTGCGGCAGCTGCTGCTCGCATCGCCATTAGGCCAGAAAACCGTGCTGGCGATCGACCCGGGCTACCGCACGGGCTGCAAAGTAGTGGTGCTCGATGGCCAAGGCAACCTCATGGCCGACCACGTCATTTATCCTTTCGACAAGCCGGCTGATGCCGCCGCACGTATCAGCGAGCTCATCCGTAAGCACAAGGTGGAGGCCATCGCCGTCGGTAATGGAACGGCTGGGCGCGAGACGGAGGATTTTGTAAAGAAGCTGCTCGACGGTTCGGAAAAATCTTCGGAAATCGGGCTTTTCATGGTGAGCGAGCAGGGCGCGTCCATCTACTCGGCGTCGGAAGTGGCGCGGGAGGAATTCCCCGATAAGGATGTTACCGTTCGCGGCTCTGTGTCGATCGGGCGCAGGCTTATGGACCCGCTTGCGGAGCTCGTGAAGATCGATCCGAAATCCATTGGTGTAGGCCAGTACCAGCACGATGTTGATCAGAATTCATTGCGAAATGCTTTGGATATAGTCGTAGAAAGCTGCGTGAATTCCGTAGGCGTAAATCTCAACACGTCGAGCAAGCATTTGCTGCGCTATGTTTCGGGCCTTGGGCCCGCTTTGGCGCAGAATATCGTGGATTTTCGGGCTAAAAACGGAAATTTCAAATCACGCCAGCAATTATTGAAAGTGCCGCGCCTCGGGGCCAAGGCTTTCGAGCAGGCCGCAGGCTTCCTGCGTATTGAAAATGGAGCTAATCCATTGGATAACAGCGCAGTACACCCGGAGCGATATGCCCTCGTAGAGCAAATGGCGAAGGATGCAGGCAGTACTGTGAAGGATCTGATGCAGAAAGCCGAGCTGAGGCGGCAGGTCAGGATCGAAAAGTATGTTTCGGAGTCGGTGGGGTTGCCTACGTTAAAGGACATCCTGGCCGAGTTGGAAAAACCGTCGCGTGACCCGCGCGCGGAAATCAAGAAGTTTGAGTTCGACAGTTCCGTCCGGAAGCCCGAGGACCTGAAAGTCGGAATGGTGCTCCCGGGCATCGTCACCAACATCACAGCCTTCGGCGCGTTTGTCGATGTGGGCGTGAAGCAGGACGGCCTGGTGCACGTGTCACAAATGGCCGAGAAGTTTGTGAAAGATCCGAACGAAGTCGTGAAGTTGCAGCAGCACGTGACCGTGAAAGTCACCGAGGTAGACCTCGCCAGGAAGCGGATCGCATTGTCGATGAAACTTTGA
- a CDS encoding C10 family peptidase gives MIRVAGMFAGSNYNLLGCNTFTLRENIKLAFQAAGYSNSGKRSAFNNVLNEVRSELMSGHPVIMDGTNQFLGFNNWHIWVIAGIQETILHGVVELNGAATCMAWTYNLYYLNWGWEGSSDGWYAGGNFMGGNQNYDTALNVTYGMRK, from the coding sequence ATGATACGCGTGGCTGGAATGTTCGCCGGCTCCAATTACAACCTGCTCGGGTGCAACACATTCACTTTGCGTGAGAACATTAAGTTGGCATTCCAGGCAGCCGGCTATTCCAATTCGGGAAAAAGGTCGGCGTTCAACAATGTATTGAATGAAGTTAGGTCAGAACTTATGAGTGGTCACCCCGTTATCATGGACGGTACGAACCAGTTTCTTGGATTTAACAATTGGCACATTTGGGTGATTGCCGGTATACAGGAAACGATTCTGCACGGAGTGGTTGAATTAAACGGGGCGGCAACTTGCATGGCCTGGACTTACAACTTGTACTACCTCAATTGGGGCTGGGAAGGAAGTTCAGACGGGTGGTATGCCGGCGGAAATTTCATGGGTGGCAACCAAAATTATGATACGGCGCTGAATGTAACTTACGGCATGCGGAAATAA
- a CDS encoding NAD(P)-dependent oxidoreductase, whose protein sequence is MKIALIGATGFVGSHVLTELVSRGHQVTAIARNIDKIDASSGLVTAQAADVTNADEVAAVVAGHDAVISTFNSGWTNPNIYNDFLNGAKAIQAGVKQAGVKRFLTVGGAGSLEIKPGVQLVDTPTFPESYKAGATAARDYLNYLKTETDLDWTFLSPAIEMSPAHPGERTGKYRTALDTPVLDEHQRSRLSVGDTAVAIVDEIEQGYFIKKRFTAAY, encoded by the coding sequence ATGAAAATTGCATTGATCGGCGCTACGGGATTCGTGGGCAGCCATGTTTTGACGGAACTCGTGTCACGCGGCCACCAGGTGACGGCCATTGCCCGTAATATCGACAAGATCGACGCCAGCAGCGGCCTGGTGACGGCGCAGGCGGCAGACGTAACCAATGCCGATGAAGTTGCCGCTGTCGTTGCGGGGCATGATGCGGTCATCAGCACGTTCAATTCGGGCTGGACGAACCCGAATATCTACAACGACTTCCTGAATGGAGCAAAGGCGATCCAGGCCGGCGTGAAGCAGGCAGGTGTAAAACGCTTCCTCACAGTGGGCGGTGCGGGGAGTCTGGAAATCAAGCCCGGCGTGCAGCTGGTGGACACGCCCACTTTCCCCGAATCTTATAAAGCGGGGGCGACAGCAGCACGCGACTATCTGAATTACCTCAAAACCGAAACAGATCTCGATTGGACTTTTCTAAGTCCGGCTATCGAGATGTCTCCCGCACATCCGGGTGAGCGTACCGGCAAATACCGCACCGCTCTTGACACCCCGGTGCTCGATGAACACCAGCGCAGCCGCCTGTCCGTAGGCGACACGGCCGTCGCGATCGTGGACGAGATAGAGCAAGGATACTTCATTAAGAAGCGCTTCACCGCTGCCTATTAG
- a CDS encoding Rrf2 family transcriptional regulator → MNSGRFAISVHILTLLAFSEDEWTSSEYLAGSININPVLVRKELGNLRERGLVASKEGKSGGSRLAKPAGQIFMSEVYEAVRQKDLLGKGINSPNPDCPVGRKINDHLDGLYDAAEQTLLASLGKVSLAEFCAKFG, encoded by the coding sequence ATGAACAGCGGCCGCTTTGCCATTTCGGTACACATTCTCACTTTACTGGCTTTCTCGGAAGACGAATGGACGTCGTCGGAATATCTGGCGGGGAGCATTAACATTAACCCCGTGCTGGTGCGGAAAGAACTGGGCAATCTTCGTGAGCGCGGGTTGGTGGCGAGCAAGGAGGGGAAGTCTGGCGGCAGCCGTCTTGCGAAACCCGCCGGCCAGATATTTATGTCGGAAGTGTACGAGGCGGTGAGGCAAAAAGACCTGCTCGGAAAGGGTATCAACTCCCCCAACCCCGACTGCCCTGTCGGCCGGAAGATCAACGATCATTTGGACGGTCTTTATGACGCCGCTGAGCAGACTTTGCTGGCTAGCCTGGGTAAAGTATCGCTCGCGGAGTTTTGCGCCAAATTCGGGTAG
- the rlmD gene encoding 23S rRNA (uracil(1939)-C(5))-methyltransferase RlmD yields MSKSNKYEYVEITDFAAEGKCIFKSEDGVIFVEGNVAPGDIVDLQVVRTKKKLKEAIVTKIHSQSPLRTEPYCEHFGFCGGCKWQHIGYDHQLRFKRQQVVDHFERIGKIRNVEINEILAAPKTEYYRNKLEFTFSNWRWLTKEQLDSGQPFAKTALGFHVPKRFDKIFTVDHCHLQPDPSNAIRNSLHRFSEEKGYPYYDVRFNVGVMRNVIIRTANSGDVMVIVQFGEQNDDIIAEVMAFLHENHPEITSLNYIVNLKGNDSYQDQEVIHYAGDKVIRETMEDLTFLVGPKSFYQTNSEQAYKLFSVARDYAQLTGNESVYDLYTGTGTIANFVARSAKKVVGVEYVEAAVQDARINSQLNGITNTAFFAGDMRAIMNESFLHTHGRPDVIITDPPRAGMDVPVIETILKAAPDRVVYVSCNTATQARDLALMSEDYEVTRVQPVDMFPNTHHVENVALLVRK; encoded by the coding sequence ATGTCTAAGAGTAACAAGTACGAGTACGTTGAAATTACCGATTTTGCGGCAGAAGGCAAATGTATATTTAAATCGGAAGACGGCGTAATCTTTGTAGAAGGAAATGTGGCTCCCGGTGACATCGTCGATCTTCAGGTGGTCCGCACGAAGAAGAAATTGAAGGAAGCGATCGTCACCAAAATCCATTCGCAATCCCCGCTACGTACGGAACCCTATTGCGAACATTTCGGGTTTTGCGGGGGCTGTAAGTGGCAGCATATCGGCTACGACCACCAGCTCAGGTTCAAAAGGCAGCAGGTTGTGGATCATTTTGAAAGGATAGGAAAGATCAGGAATGTTGAGATCAACGAGATTCTCGCTGCCCCTAAGACTGAATATTACCGCAATAAGTTGGAATTCACTTTCTCGAACTGGCGCTGGCTGACCAAGGAGCAGCTCGATTCGGGACAGCCTTTTGCTAAAACCGCGCTGGGATTCCACGTGCCAAAACGTTTTGACAAAATCTTCACCGTAGACCACTGCCACCTGCAACCCGACCCGTCGAATGCGATCCGCAATTCGCTGCACCGTTTCTCGGAGGAAAAGGGCTATCCTTATTATGATGTCCGTTTCAATGTGGGTGTTATGCGCAATGTGATCATCCGCACAGCCAACTCCGGCGACGTGATGGTGATCGTGCAATTCGGCGAGCAGAACGACGATATTATTGCAGAAGTGATGGCGTTCCTGCATGAGAACCACCCGGAAATCACCTCGCTGAATTACATCGTGAACTTAAAGGGGAATGATTCCTACCAGGATCAGGAAGTGATCCATTACGCGGGAGATAAGGTGATCCGTGAGACAATGGAGGACCTGACGTTCCTGGTCGGGCCGAAATCGTTTTACCAAACGAACTCCGAGCAGGCCTACAAACTGTTCAGCGTCGCCCGCGACTACGCACAGCTGACGGGCAACGAATCGGTTTACGATCTTTACACGGGAACGGGCACAATTGCCAACTTCGTCGCGCGCAGCGCCAAAAAAGTGGTAGGCGTGGAATATGTGGAAGCAGCGGTCCAGGACGCCCGCATTAACTCCCAACTGAACGGCATTACCAACACTGCATTCTTTGCCGGCGACATGCGCGCGATTATGAACGAGAGCTTCCTGCACACGCATGGCCGCCCCGACGTGATCATCACCGACCCGCCGCGCGCGGGCATGGACGTGCCCGTGATCGAAACGATCCTCAAAGCCGCCCCCGACCGCGTCGTGTACGTTAGCTGCAATACGGCTACCCAGGCACGGGATCTGGCGCTAATGTCGGAAGACTACGAAGTCACCCGCGTGCAACCGGTAGATATGTTCCCGAACACGCACCATGTGGAGAACGTGGCGTTGCTGGTTAGGAAATAG
- a CDS encoding SRPBCC family protein: protein MRELYFKQWFPISLDEAWDFFSNPSNLKDITPPHMGFVVTSSAHGDRMYAGQIIRYIVKPLMGIPLKWCTEITHVVDKQYFVDEQRFGPYAFWHHQHRFTEQNGGVLMEDILHYKVPFGVLGNLVDRMIVNREVNAIFVYRKKVLSERFGS from the coding sequence ATGCGCGAGCTGTATTTCAAGCAATGGTTCCCGATCAGCCTCGACGAGGCCTGGGACTTTTTTTCCAACCCCTCGAATCTCAAAGACATCACGCCGCCTCACATGGGTTTTGTGGTGACCTCATCGGCGCACGGCGACCGCATGTACGCCGGCCAGATCATCCGCTACATCGTTAAGCCCCTCATGGGTATTCCGCTCAAATGGTGTACGGAAATCACGCATGTGGTTGATAAACAGTATTTTGTGGATGAACAGCGCTTTGGTCCCTATGCATTCTGGCACCACCAGCACCGGTTCACAGAGCAAAACGGCGGCGTGCTGATGGAAGATATCCTGCATTATAAAGTGCCTTTCGGCGTGTTGGGAAATCTGGTAGACCGGATGATCGTGAACCGGGAAGTGAATGCGATTTTTGTCTACCGGAAAAAGGTATTGTCCGAAAGATTCGGCTCCTAG